A segment of the Lycium barbarum isolate Lr01 chromosome 7, ASM1917538v2, whole genome shotgun sequence genome:
TGGTTCGCCATACAGGACATGCACCAGTGGCTCCGCTGGGAagacatggcagaatccttcatggaaaggttttGGTTCAATATCGAGACCGTACAAGACCACTAATACCTTGAGAAGGTCAAGAAAAAATCAATGGAAAATTACAAAGAATTCGCCAGCAGATGGAGGGTCGATTCAGCCAGCGTACAGCCACCAATGAGCTAGGGAGAGCTCGTCTCCATATTCATCAGGTCACAAGAGCCAGATTTCTGCGATAGGATGCTGTCAATGGCTGGAATATGCCTGTTGGACATTGCCAGCCTAAGTTTAATCTTGTCGAGGTTTGGATTAGTTAATCACTTGTTGGGAGTAAGATGTTTACATGAGTACATTTTGAGATTAGCTGTCATTTGGCTAGACTATTTTTGGGGCCTATGCAAGTTTTTGGTTTGTTACATTTTTCCCTTGGAAACTGTTTATCTCCTTTCTCTGCATTTCTGTTATAGCTACTGGTACTGCTTgcctttctctttttaaaagaactTGTATTTGATTTGGTCAAGTGTTGTGTTGTGATGTCTAATTTTCTCTAGGAGAATTGTCTCAATTTAGATGCTTGTACAGTGTCCATGACTTCTCATTTAAGCTATTAGTTGATTATTTGTGTACCCAAAGCCTCTGATTATGTACTCTCTCTGCCCACTCTCAGTAAGGCCCAAATAAATCTAAGGCCAAGCGTGGTAATTCGGGGTTGTCTTAATCTCccagtgttagccatgcctggagTTCtttgaaaccccttggaacttgtgtgaCACTGGATATACGAGATCCAGACCTAGTCCCCATGCCACGCCTAAGTCTAGGATAACTTGAGTTTTGCTTAGAGTAGGCAAAAGGGGCAAGTATGGAATAAGTGTAGGCTGCcatatctatatatgtatattgtgtgCATATTCTACATCATCCATATGTGTGTATTTAATTTTAGTTATTTACCTTAGTGATAGGTTCAGCGATTATAAACTAACTGGTGTTCTCTTTCTTTCCTCCCCCCCATCACGCGACCACTCAGTTCACAAATGCATGAAACCACCctcttgggcctaaggcccaagtaGGAATACTACTTCAAAATATAGTCTGGGAAGACAAAAGGAAGATAGCGAGGCGCGTggaaggcccaatcatgggtgaaaatgaccaactaggggcttggtacgcccctagtatAACCACGTCTCCTTACATTTTTGTTAACTTATTTTcaatatgatgtatatgtaaaaATGTATGCAAACccatattatagtggaaaaaCCTATGGTTGAAATTAGACGTCTTAGGACAACAGTTCTTATGCtatttagtcgactttaggtccccgtgCGCGTTTTCGAAAAATTACAGACTTGACATAACGTTTTATATAATTGAGTATAAAATTGGAACTTAGCAAAACTGTTTTCCTCAAACAACAACTGATTTTTCTAAAGTCTCAAATGGCCGTCCTATTTTGTAAGCAAAAGTTGTTTTCAAAACTAAGTTATTAACTCAATCAGTTTTTGCCACAATCAAGGGATTTTTCCCAAACTTAGCTTTTTAATAAACGGGTCCAACGCCCCCAACTTATACACTTTTTTCACCAGAAACAAATGGTAAATCTTTAACCAAGATTGGAtcagttttcttttttttttttaatctaaaacTAGGTGCACCTTTACAAACctgcaaaaaaaattattttctgttTAAGTATAAAATGGGACTCTTGAGACGTGATGCCGTTTTGGCCCATAGCAATCCCAAATAAACGAGTATTTTCACACGAGATATACTCATTTTCAAAATATGAAAACGCCCTTATAAAGCATAAAAACCAATTCGTAATACATAATTCTAGACAAAGCTGAACATACCAACACGGACTAACCTGAACCAAGTGTATGAGTATAATGAAGACTTAATTTATAAACTGAGACCCATTTTTTACACTACCTTTTATAAACATATACTCCTTATACATAAAGGAGACTATTTCTACACGGATGTTATAAATCCGGAACTACGATACCCTATATATAAGggaaatatattcaaatttttccaaaacaaaacaTGATATGCATGACTGTTCTTTTTTGAGGGAAAGtaaacacaaaataagcagtttaaacaaatactcatacactggaattcgaaggtcaaccgtatagtacggatccttaatactggggtgcctaacacctttcccaggagatcaccagaacccttacctagaactctagattacgaaggttttttcactgcatttgaataaacccttcgaaactgattttcctaatttcctaaaaattaggtggcgactctttttcaaaacaagtccaaAAGAGCGtcaacgagttcgtagtagcctttttGCGCCCTAAACCGGCGTAGAAAAGCGAACCGTTACAGTCATCCACAATAGTCAAAAAATATGAAACACCACAAGAGGAAGGGGTTCTATATGGATCACACTCTTTATCCAATCTATCACCGCTCTCTTTTAAGCCTAGTATTGTAATAGACTTCGGTACTTGTGTTGAATGATGACCCAACCGTTTGTGCCAACGATCGAACCAATCAACTATCTCTGCCTTCATAACCTGTATCAGCGGCACATTTCGAAAATCGTAAAGACCACCTCGGTGCTCACCCTTTCCAATCAGCTTCCTTGCGGTGGAGTCCAGTATAGAACGCATAATTCTATTAAATGTCACATCACAATCTAAATAATCAACTAGTTGTGATGCTGAAATTAAATTGCATGTCAAATTCGGAACATTAAGGACATTCTTCAACCATATCCTGTCATTCAGCCTCGTTGTTCCTTCTTTTGTGGCCACCGAGCTACTTCCGTCCGGAAGACCAACCGGACACATAGGAATGTCTTTCTTATCACTTAGTTCCTCCGGATTACCTATCACATGATTGGTAGCTCCAAAGTCTATGATCCAGGATGAGTTTTCGGTCTTACTATCCATCTTCTGATTCGGGTTTATTCTCTGGGAATTCAACATGTGAATCACAGTCTTCCGGATCTCATCCCTCAAGTTGTAAAGTCTTGTGCCGCCTGTGTTCACTGTTCTTGTCTCCACCTAAGTTCCTTCTTTGACAACTACGGTGTTAGCCCGATAATTGCCTCTTCCACTACCGTATCCCGGTCCACCACTCTGTTATTATTTTTGTCCTCGTCTCTTCTTCCTCCGTCTTTCTCATCTCCTTTTTTATTTCCTGGCCACCAATCCGGATAACGAATAAGTCGAAAACATCCGTCCATAACGTGTCCGAATCTCTTACAATATGTGCAGAATGCACCATCATGTTTTCCTTTACCTTGGTCATGGTAAGGGTTTCTTCCTTGTACATCCAAAGTCATGGTTTCACTCCGGTCCTCTGTTTTTCGTCTGATTCCTCTCACACACTCTTCTTGCACCACCTTCGAATAGACCTTGTTTAATGATGGCAACAGTTACTGGGCCAGTATGTTTGACCTCACTGTTCCATACTTTCCCTCATCCAATCCCATGAGGAAAGGAtgcactttttcttcttcttttttggctTCTAGGACTATTCCTAGATTGCACGTGCACTTTTCGTACATACAAGTTGGGATATGTTCATAATTTGCCAATTCCTCCCACAACTTACTAAGTTTTCCATAGTAATCTACTATGGTCCTTCCCTTTAGCTTGCACTCCGCTAGTTCCGCCTTTATTTGTTGCATCTGAGGGCTGTTAATAAGGGCGAACTGCTCTCGGGTGCTTGTCCATAATTCTTCCGCTTCCTCTTTATGTGTAATCGTTGAGCGAAGCGTTGGTTCTATGGTGTTGCGAACCCACGACATTAACAGTGAGTTTATAGTCCACCAATCTTCTAAGTCTGGTGACTCTTCATCCGGCTTCTTGATCGCACCATCAACGAAGCCGAATTTCTTCTTTGCTCTTAGGGTCGTCCTCATAGATATAGCCCATTCTTCATAATTTTCACCCTTTAATTGGACTTGTGTCACCACAATTCCAGGGTTATCATTCGACGTAATGTCGTAGAGAGagattgtttttctttgggttgTGTTTTCTTCACCGGCGATTCCTTTGCTGGTATTGTCGGTTTCTTTATTCGTCACCTGCCATGGTTTTAGGGTGTTTTGTGTTCTTTTCAACGTGACTCTGATATCATGTTAAAATAGAGACAGGGACGAGAATTTAGAGAGACAAGAATAATGGGAGAATTCTTTCTACCTTGTATTCATCATAATGGCCTCCTTATATAGAAGAAACGATTTCCTTCTCCTAGTCTAATAAGGTAACCCCATTTTAATAGGActacatattttatattaccaTAATTACCATTTACCATAAATAAAACTATCACAATTAGACTAGAATAGGGTTCTATAGTTATGCCTTCCAAACTTTTTACTCAAACTTTGATAACTCTCAAGTAGTGCTGCTTAATATATTTCTCCattcatctcaatttatgtgacaattTTGTTTCTCGAGAGTTAATTGGACTaatctttgaagctaaattgaattagatcaactCAATGTTTATATTAAAttttagatattcaaaaactatacaATAAGTACTATAAATTGCAATTCTCTTCTCATGTTAATAGGAGAAAAAGATACAATTTCAAATACCGGTCAATGTTCAcgtattttaaattttaaagagcaaaaagtatcacataaattgaaaaagaCATGAATAATTTTCTGTATGGGAAGAACTCAACATCCCACTTTCTATTGCAAATACTAGCGAGAATTCAAATACTATACTTGTATGGTTTCTGTTGATCTGTTTCTTTCAGCTCAAATCAGGTCCGAGAGGGACATGTCCTTTTTTGGTCAGGAGGGGACTGAAGAAGACTCAgagtttttttcttcttaaaattaattatttCTCATAGTCAATTAATGAATGCTTTGAAATCTGAAAACGATAGCTCGAGTTTTGGCCTGTCTCAGACCACCACCCGACATTTGTGCTATCTGTCTCTCTTTGTTCTCTATACATAATCACTAAGTAAAATTATACGCAACCGGTACTAATATTAGCATTACTACTACCACACCCTAGGCATTTTCACTCCCTTTTCTTCTTCTACAATACAAACAACAACCAACAAAAAGGTATAGCGATTAAAGTGTTTTTAGTGATGAGCAGTTTTGAGTCACAAAGGCAAGAATCAATAAAGAAAAGACTAACAGCCTTAGAAAAATACTATCACATGAGCAGTAGTTCATCCCATTTGTTGATGAAACCAAGATTTGATGAGGATAAAGATCCACCAGCAGTGACAGTAGTACTCGAAGGGCGTTCGATTTGCCAGAGGATAAGTCTTCATAAACATGGTAGCTATCAAAGCCTTGCTAAAGCCCTTAGGCAGATGTTTGTCGATAGTGGTGACATTATTGATgctgttaatgttgttgttgatctttCAAATGCTGTACCTGGTCATCTTATTGCTTATGAAGATATGGAAAATGACCTCCTCCTTGTTGGTGATCTCAACTGGAAGTAAGTAATTACTCCCACAAATATATATTTACAAAAAGTAAAAACACTAAGATGAGAGAGAACACACACGAGCAGAAACTACTTCTATTTGTTTCTTGTGAATTAAACAAAAGAACTTTAATTACGtgaaaattttggaaaaaaagttgacatatttttatgtttcttttaaaaaatttgtATTGAGGGTCTAtctgaaacaacctctctacctttaCAAGATAGCGGTAAGGTCCGCGTTCCCCAAACCCCACCTGGTGGATtatactaggtatgttgttgttgtttaaatTGTTGAAAAAGTAAATTAATTTTGTCTAGTCTACTCTAAAAGTTGTTAGATCTATACTAGGAAGCTAATTATTAGACAACCACAGAAATAATGGAGTAGGACATTCTGTTTTGAAGAAAGATTCTTTTAGTTTCAATTAGCCGAAATATGGATGATCTTTAGTTAAGTTTCGTTAAATTGGGATTTCTCATACTTTTAAAGGTTTGAAGGATCCTTTTCTTCAAACCTACCTGTCTTTCATTACATAATCTACCTTTTCACTTTCGGATCAAAATACTTACTAATACTTAAACTAGGTGAAAGACAATTTTAGAAGGTCTACGAAGTGAAAAATGTTGGAGAATAATTGAATAAGGTTTGCTTGACCACACTTTGTCTGGTATTTTTTGGAAGTTTCTCTCTTTAGACGTGAGATTTTGATATTTCAGAAGTTAAATATGTATTTTATATCTTGATTAAACCACCCAAAGATATACTATATAGCTTTTTCTTGTAAGAGAAAATGTGGTGAAACATATAATTGAATAATCTTTTACCTATTTGCTTTGTCATCATACCGTCAAAGGTCATAGTCAAGACTCAAGAGTATTTGAAATTCTCCGAACCTAAGATTGTGTCCCACTTCCTACCTCCAACTCTATCTAAGTCGTATGCATATATTCATCTGTTAAATGGAAGTTATACCTTTCTATTCCAGAATGATTGTTTACTTTTCTAGAAGCATTTTCCGCTAGTGCTTTCAGTATTCTGAAATGAAAGCACTCAAAATTTATATCTATACGAAAATTGTTGGTTTTTTAAGACAT
Coding sequences within it:
- the LOC132602264 gene encoding auxin-responsive protein IAA33; this translates as MSSFESQRQESIKKRLTALEKYYHMSSSSSHLLMKPRFDEDKDPPAVTVVLEGRSICQRISLHKHGSYQSLAKALRQMFVDSGDIIDAVNVVVDLSNAVPGHLIAYEDMENDLLLVGDLNWKDFVKVAKRIRILPVKSNSRKGRVENTM